In one window of Scyliorhinus canicula chromosome 17, sScyCan1.1, whole genome shotgun sequence DNA:
- the LOC119951589 gene encoding zinc finger protein 239-like produces the protein RDSRRHKTWRNRGYVGDCGKGFSAPSQLEIHRRIHTGERPFTCSVCEKGFTQLSHLLTHQRVHSGEKPFICSQCGKGFSDPSGLRSHQRVHTGERPFSCSQCEKRFSDSSTLRTHRRVHTRERPFSCSQCGKGFTHLSYLNAHQLVHSGVRPFTCSQCQKEFTQLSHLQTHQRVHTGEKPFTCSQCGKGFSQLSSLQTHQRVHTGEKPFTCSQCGKGFSQLSSLQRHQRVHTGERPFACSQCGNKFTELSSLQTHQRVHTGERPFTCSRCGKGFTTLSSLRRHQRYTYRQKREYPQGKVIVSDKNMRITVQQLNMCQNLTLFQEKLHRSPHNE, from the exons AGAGATTCGAGGAGacacaaaacatggagaaaccgtggatatgtgggggattgtgggaagggattcagtgcccCATCTCaactggagattcatcgacgcattcacacaggggagaggccgttcacctgctctgtatgtgagaagggattcactcagttatcccacctacttacacaccagcgagttcacagtggggagaagccattcatctgctctcagtgtgggaagggattcagtgatccaTCCGGCCTGCGgtcacaccagcgcgttcacactggggagaggccattcagctgctctcagtgCGAGAagagattcagtgattcatccaccctgcggacacACCGCCGGGTTCACACAAGGGAGAGGCCGTttagctgctctcagtgtgggaagggattcactcatttaTCCTATCTGAATGCACACCAGCTAGTTCACTCTGGggtgaggccattcacctgctctcagtgtcagaaggaattcactcagttatcccacctacAGACACACCagagggttcacactggggagaagccgttcacctgctctcaatgtgggaagggattcagtcaattatccagcctgcagacacaccagagggttcacactggggagaaaccgttcacctgctctcagtgtgggaagggattcagtcagttatccagcctgcagagacaccagcgagttcacactggggagaggccgttcgcctgctctcagtgtggaaacaaattcactgagttatccagcctgcaaacacaccagcgagttcacactggggagaggccattcacctgctctcgatgtgggaagggattcactacatTATCcagcctgcggagacaccagcga TATACATACAGACAGAAAAGGGAATATCCACAAGGCAaagtcattgtttcagataaaAATATGAGAATTACTGTACAGCAACTTAATATGTGTCAGAATCTAACACTGTTTCAAGAAAAGTTGCATAGAAGCCCTCATAATGAATAA